A stretch of Perognathus longimembris pacificus isolate PPM17 chromosome 1, ASM2315922v1, whole genome shotgun sequence DNA encodes these proteins:
- the Arpc1b gene encoding actin-related protein 2/3 complex subunit 1B, which translates to MAYHSFLVEPISCHAWNKDRTQIAICPNNHEVHIYEKSGAKWTKVHELKEHNGQVTGIDWAPESNRIVTCGTDRNAYVWTLKGRTWKPTLVILRINRAARCVRWAPRENKFAVGSGSRVISICYFEQENDWWVCKHIKKPIRSTVLSLDWHPNNVLLAAGSCDFKCRIFSAYIKEVEERPAPTPWGSKMPFGELMFESSSSCGWVHGVCFSASGSRVAWVSHDSTVCLADADKKMAVATLASETLPLLALTFITDNSLVAAGHDCFPVLFTYDSASGSLSFGGRLDVPKQSSQRGMTARERFQSLDKKASSEGGAGAGAGLDSLHKNSVSQISVLSGGKAKCSQFCTTGMDGGMSIWDVKSLESALKDLKIK; encoded by the exons ATGGCATACCACAGCTTTCTAGTGGAGCCCATCAGCTGCCACGCCTGGAACAAGGACCGCACAC aaATCGCCATCTGCCCCAACAACCATGAGGTCCACATCTATGAGAAGAGCGGGGCCAAATGGACAAAGGTGCACGAGCTGAAGGAGCATAATGGGCAGGTGACAG GCATTGATTGGGCCCCTGAAAGCAACCGCATCGTGACCTGCGGCACCGACCGCAATGCCTATGTGTGGACGCTGAAGGGCCGCACATGGAAGCCCACGTTGGTGATCCTGCGCATCAACCGCGCCGCCCGCTGTGTGCGCTGGGCGCCCCGTGAGAACAAGTTTGCAGTGGGCAGTGGCTCGCGTGTCATCTCCATCTGCTACTTCGAGCAGGAGAACGACTG GTGGGTGTGCAAGCACATTAAGAAGCCGATCCGCTCCACCGTGCTCAGCCTGGACTGGCACCCCAACAACGTGCTCCTGGCTGCTGGCTCCTGTGACTTTAAGTGCAG GATCTTCTCCGCCTACATcaaggaggtggaggagagacCGGCCCCCACCCCATGGGGCTCCAAGATGCCCTTTGGGGAGCTGATGTTCGAGTCCAGCAGTAGCTGTGGCTGGGTGCACGGCGTCTGCTTCTCAGCCAGTGGGAGCCGTGTGGCCTGGGTGAGCCACGACAGCACTGTGTGCTTGGCGGATGCGGACAAGAAGATGGC GGTCGCCACCCTCGCCTCGGAGACGCTGCCACTGCTGGCCCTCACCTTCATCACCGACAACAGCCTAGTGGCAGCG GGCCACGACTGCTTCCCGGTGCTGTTTACCTACGACAGCGCCTCCGGGTCGCTGAGCTTCGGCGGTCGGCTGGATGTACCCAAGCAGAGCTCGCAGCGCGGCATGACGGCCCGCGAGCGCTTCCAGAGCCTGGACAAGAAGGCGAGCTCAGAGGGCGGCGCGGGCGCCGGCGCAGGCCTGGACTCGCTGCACAAGAACAGCGTCAG CCAGATCTCAGTGCTGAGCGGCGGCAAGGCTAAGTGCTCACAGTTCTGCACTACAGGCATGGATGGTGGCATGAGCATTTGGGATGTGAAG AGCTTGGAGTCGGCTTTGAAGGACCTGAAGATCAAGTGA